The proteins below are encoded in one region of Winogradskyella helgolandensis:
- a CDS encoding amidohydrolase family protein — MIKVHLRLLIFMCSFSLFAQDYFPSNSGVIANNSNYTAFTNATIHVTPTEIIDNATLLIKDGKVVSVGKSVNIPKNTTKIDLTGKTIYPSFIDVYTSFGVEKPKRGGDGPQYGASRSGYYWNDHIMPEQDVMASFEYDAKSASELHKLGFGVVNTHMPDGVVRGTGALIALNSNADNSMRIVDGKTSQHFSFSKSVRSQQRYPSSIMGSMALLRQMYDDSKWYEAGHIDTKDLSLEALNKNKKLLQIFEAGSRANLMRADKVGDAFKIQYTIVGGGDEYERIDEIKGTNATIILPIDFQLAYDVDDPFLASTLSLNDMRSWNQEPHNPRLLAENGIKFALTTHGLKSNKSFSSNLMKAIENGLSKQKALEALTTIPASLLGKSDVLGTLKKGSYANFLITDGDIFEKKTKLYENWVQGSAHVIEDINTKDIDGDYEFKLEGDSYKLTISNSTSKADAKIESNDKNLGTKTNYSDDWLNLTIKTADSTKKEYIRIVANATNSNDLNGKAILPNGNELSFFANKTDTSTSLSDQDNDKKKGGKTDDTPFMSPITYPNLAYGFTEKPKSETLLFKNATVWTNESEGVLEHTDVLIKDGKISKIGKDLSSNNATVIDATGKHVTAGIIDEHSHLAASSINEGGQNSSAEVTIEDVLNDEDIGIYRNLAGGVTSIQILHGSANPIGGRSAIIKLKWGESAEDLIYNNSPKFIKFALGENVKQSRSRTNSRFPQSRMGVEQVFVDYFTRAKAYDALKKSGKPYRHDTEMETLAEILNGERFISCHSYVQSEINMLMKVADQFDFKINTFTHILEGYKVADKMKAHGAGGSTFSDWWAYKYEVNDAIPYNAAIMHNAGITVAINSDDPEMSRRLNQEAAKSVKYGGVSEEEAWKFVTLNPAKLLHLDERVGSLKVGKDADVVLWSDHPLSIYAKAEKTIIEGVIYFDLERDKQMRDAIKKEKSELINLMLQDKNKGLKTQAVKKKEEKIMHCDTMDSHQH, encoded by the coding sequence ATGATTAAAGTACATTTACGGCTGCTCATTTTTATGTGCAGTTTTTCGCTATTTGCACAAGATTACTTTCCGAGTAATTCTGGAGTCATTGCAAATAACTCTAACTACACAGCATTTACAAATGCAACGATCCATGTCACTCCAACCGAAATTATAGACAATGCTACACTCCTTATAAAAGATGGTAAAGTTGTTAGTGTTGGAAAATCAGTAAACATTCCGAAGAACACCACAAAGATTGATTTAACTGGAAAAACCATTTACCCGTCATTTATTGATGTGTACACCTCTTTTGGCGTAGAGAAACCAAAACGTGGTGGAGATGGCCCACAATATGGGGCAAGTCGAAGTGGCTATTATTGGAATGATCATATTATGCCAGAACAAGATGTGATGGCCAGTTTTGAATACGATGCTAAATCTGCTTCTGAACTCCACAAATTAGGATTTGGAGTTGTGAACACACATATGCCAGATGGTGTTGTGCGTGGTACAGGTGCGTTAATTGCGCTTAATAGTAATGCCGATAACTCTATGCGTATCGTTGATGGAAAAACATCGCAACACTTCTCATTTAGTAAAAGTGTGCGATCACAACAACGCTATCCGTCTTCAATCATGGGAAGTATGGCTTTATTGCGTCAAATGTATGATGACTCAAAATGGTATGAAGCTGGCCATATAGACACGAAAGATTTATCACTAGAAGCCTTAAATAAAAACAAAAAATTACTTCAAATTTTTGAAGCTGGCAGTAGAGCTAATTTGATGCGAGCAGATAAAGTTGGAGATGCCTTTAAAATTCAGTATACCATTGTGGGAGGTGGTGATGAATACGAACGTATTGATGAAATAAAAGGAACTAATGCTACTATTATTCTGCCTATAGATTTTCAATTGGCGTATGATGTGGATGACCCCTTCTTAGCGAGCACATTGTCACTAAACGATATGCGTTCATGGAATCAAGAACCACACAACCCAAGACTACTAGCAGAAAATGGTATTAAATTCGCCTTAACAACACATGGTTTAAAATCGAATAAATCGTTTTCATCTAATTTAATGAAAGCTATAGAAAATGGATTATCCAAACAAAAAGCCTTAGAAGCTTTAACAACAATTCCTGCGTCCTTATTAGGAAAATCAGATGTTTTAGGAACTTTAAAAAAAGGAAGTTATGCCAACTTCTTAATAACAGATGGAGACATTTTTGAAAAGAAAACAAAACTCTACGAAAATTGGGTACAAGGTTCAGCGCATGTCATTGAAGATATTAATACTAAAGATATAGATGGTGATTATGAATTTAAACTTGAAGGTGACAGCTATAAATTAACCATCTCGAACAGTACTAGTAAAGCAGATGCTAAAATTGAGAGCAACGACAAAAATTTAGGGACTAAAACGAATTATTCAGATGATTGGTTAAACCTTACGATTAAAACGGCAGACAGTACTAAAAAAGAATATATTAGAATTGTAGCCAATGCTACAAACAGCAATGATCTTAATGGAAAAGCTATTTTACCAAATGGCAATGAGCTATCCTTTTTTGCAAATAAAACTGACACTTCGACTTCGCTTAGCGACCAAGACAATGATAAAAAGAAAGGTGGTAAAACTGACGACACACCTTTTATGAGTCCTATCACTTATCCAAACTTAGCATACGGCTTCACAGAAAAACCAAAATCGGAAACTTTATTATTCAAAAATGCCACGGTTTGGACTAATGAAAGCGAAGGAGTTTTAGAACATACAGATGTCTTAATTAAAGACGGTAAGATTTCGAAAATAGGAAAAGATCTTTCTAGCAATAATGCAACGGTTATTGATGCCACAGGAAAACATGTTACGGCTGGCATTATTGATGAGCATTCCCATCTTGCAGCATCTTCTATAAATGAAGGAGGTCAAAACTCTTCAGCGGAAGTTACCATTGAAGATGTCTTAAATGATGAAGATATTGGGATCTATAGAAATTTGGCTGGTGGTGTGACATCAATTCAAATTTTACATGGCTCTGCAAATCCTATTGGAGGACGTTCTGCCATCATTAAACTAAAATGGGGAGAATCAGCTGAAGATTTAATCTATAATAATTCTCCAAAATTCATCAAATTTGCTTTAGGTGAAAATGTAAAGCAATCTCGAAGCAGAACCAATTCGCGTTTCCCACAATCTCGAATGGGAGTTGAACAGGTTTTTGTAGATTATTTTACTAGAGCGAAAGCTTATGATGCCTTAAAGAAAAGTGGCAAACCTTACAGACATGACACAGAAATGGAAACACTTGCTGAAATTTTGAACGGAGAGCGTTTTATTTCTTGTCATTCTTACGTGCAAAGTGAAATTAATATGTTGATGAAAGTTGCTGATCAATTCGATTTTAAAATTAACACCTTCACGCATATCTTGGAAGGTTATAAAGTCGCTGATAAAATGAAAGCACATGGAGCTGGAGGCTCTACATTTAGTGATTGGTGGGCTTACAAATATGAAGTTAATGATGCAATTCCATACAATGCAGCTATTATGCACAACGCAGGCATTACAGTAGCTATAAACAGTGACGACCCTGAAATGTCGCGTCGTTTAAATCAAGAAGCTGCTAAATCTGTAAAGTATGGTGGAGTTAGCGAAGAAGAGGCTTGGAAATTTGTGACGTTAAATCCGGCTAAATTATTACATCTCGATGAGAGAGTTGGAAGTTTAAAAGTTGGTAAAGATGCCGATGTAGTATTATGGTCAGATCATCCCTTATCCATTTATGCTAAAGCTGAAAAAACAATCATTGAAGGAGTCATATATTTCGATTTGGAACGCGACAAACAAATGCGCGACGCCATTAAAAAAGAAAAAAGTGAACTTATCAATTTAATGCTTCAAGATAAAAATAAAGGCCTAAAGACACAGGCGGTAAAAAAGAAAGAAGAAAAAATAATGCATTGTGACACCATGGATTCACATCAACACTAA
- a CDS encoding amidohydrolase family protein encodes MKNLHKLNSLLFLLCITVGFAQQTPAPKQTKDFAIVGATAHIGNGTVIENSIIVVSNGKITTIGPEASTPLTRQAMDIIDAKGKDVYPGFILANGTLGLVEVDAVKASDDLEELGTFNPHIRSIIAYNTESKIIESMRPNGVLLGQVVPRGGRISGTSSVVQYDAWNWEDAAIKMDNGIHVNWPNSFSRGRWWMGEDAGLKPNKNYTKQVKELNDYFTESHSFNNGDKTERHLPYEAMSGLFDGTKHLYITVDDEKGITDAVNFAKSQGVAKITIVGGYQASNIASFLKQNNVSVFLTRVHSRPELEDDDYDYAYKQAKLLVDAGVLVALQPSGQMERMNSRNLPFYAGTTVAHGLTKAQALQLITQNPAKIMGIDDMYGTLEVGKSATLFISEGDALDMRTNQLTHAFIDGRSLSLETHQTKLWKRFSKKPSQID; translated from the coding sequence ATGAAAAACTTACATAAATTGAATAGTCTATTGTTTTTGTTGTGTATCACTGTTGGATTCGCACAACAAACTCCAGCTCCAAAGCAAACCAAAGATTTTGCTATTGTTGGAGCCACAGCTCATATAGGAAATGGAACTGTTATCGAAAACAGTATTATCGTTGTTAGTAATGGAAAAATAACGACAATTGGACCAGAAGCTTCAACTCCACTGACCAGACAAGCTATGGATATTATTGACGCTAAAGGCAAAGATGTCTATCCTGGATTTATTCTTGCTAATGGAACTCTTGGATTAGTTGAAGTTGATGCCGTAAAAGCCTCAGATGATCTTGAAGAATTGGGAACTTTTAATCCACATATTAGAAGTATTATAGCTTATAACACAGAATCTAAAATCATAGAATCTATGCGACCGAATGGAGTATTACTTGGACAAGTAGTACCAAGAGGAGGCCGTATTTCTGGGACATCATCTGTTGTACAATATGATGCTTGGAACTGGGAAGATGCTGCTATAAAAATGGATAATGGGATTCATGTTAATTGGCCGAATAGTTTTAGTCGTGGGCGCTGGTGGATGGGTGAAGACGCTGGTTTAAAACCAAATAAAAACTACACTAAACAAGTTAAAGAGCTGAACGATTATTTTACAGAATCACACAGCTTTAATAATGGAGATAAAACTGAAAGACATTTACCATATGAAGCCATGAGTGGTTTATTTGATGGCACAAAACATTTATATATTACTGTAGATGATGAAAAAGGGATTACTGACGCTGTAAATTTTGCAAAGTCGCAAGGTGTTGCCAAAATTACTATCGTTGGTGGTTATCAAGCCTCGAATATTGCTAGCTTCTTAAAACAGAATAACGTCTCTGTCTTTTTAACACGTGTTCATTCTAGACCAGAGTTAGAAGATGATGATTATGATTATGCCTATAAACAAGCAAAGTTATTAGTTGACGCAGGTGTTTTAGTCGCTCTACAACCAAGCGGACAAATGGAACGCATGAATTCTCGTAACCTTCCCTTTTATGCTGGTACAACCGTTGCACATGGCTTAACAAAAGCACAAGCCTTACAATTAATCACTCAGAATCCTGCGAAGATTATGGGAATTGATGATATGTACGGAACGCTTGAAGTTGGTAAAAGCGCTACACTATTTATTAGTGAAGGTGATGCTTTAGATATGCGTACCAATCAATTAACGCACGCCTTTATTGACGGTAGAAGTTTAAGTCTAGAAACACACCAAACAAAACTTTGGAAACGGTTTTCTAAAAAACCCAGTCAAATAGATTAA
- a CDS encoding DUF6503 family protein yields the protein MKKIGQTLLLAILITGCKNEPKQESTVIDEVKQEQIITSIYPESITKVFNAHGNIEQWNKMNTLSFTMTKPTGKEKTTKDLKTRAELIETPTYTQGFDGETLWINEKDGNAYKGKPQFYKGLMFYFYGMPFVFGDDGISYEETEPLVFEGKTYPGILISYEAGVGESSDDQYKIFYDAETGHMQWLGYTVTFGKAEGSPDFHFIRYNNWQTVNGLLIPKSIDWYNYENNVPTEKRNTVEFTDVVLSEKVLDKAMFSMPEGATVID from the coding sequence ATGAAAAAAATAGGACAAACTCTACTCTTAGCAATTTTAATTACAGGGTGTAAAAACGAACCAAAACAAGAATCTACAGTTATTGATGAGGTAAAACAAGAGCAAATTATCACAAGTATTTATCCAGAATCTATTACTAAAGTTTTCAATGCACACGGAAACATTGAGCAATGGAATAAAATGAATACACTTTCTTTTACCATGACTAAGCCAACAGGGAAAGAGAAAACAACTAAAGATTTAAAAACCAGAGCAGAACTAATAGAAACACCAACGTATACACAAGGATTTGATGGTGAAACGCTTTGGATTAATGAAAAAGATGGTAATGCATATAAAGGAAAACCTCAGTTTTATAAAGGTTTAATGTTTTACTTCTATGGAATGCCTTTTGTTTTTGGTGATGATGGTATTTCTTATGAAGAGACAGAACCTTTAGTTTTTGAAGGAAAAACATATCCAGGAATTCTAATTTCATACGAAGCTGGAGTTGGTGAGTCTTCAGACGATCAGTATAAGATTTTTTACGATGCCGAAACAGGGCATATGCAATGGTTAGGGTATACAGTAACTTTTGGTAAAGCAGAAGGAAGTCCAGATTTCCATTTTATAAGATATAATAATTGGCAAACAGTTAATGGTTTGTTAATACCTAAAAGTATTGATTGGTATAATTATGAAAATAATGTACCTACAGAAAAACGAAATACAGTTGAGTTTACAGATGTAGTGCTTTCTGAAAAAGTATTAGATAAAGCTATGTTTTCAATGCCCGAAGGAGCAACTGTAATTGATTAA